A window of the Pseudomonas furukawaii genome harbors these coding sequences:
- a CDS encoding homocysteine S-methyltransferase family protein, translated as MTHFRNALPQLEGELFLTDGGIETTLVFHEGIALPDFAAFVLLNYPDGQEALRRYFRAYCAIASHHDTGLILESPTWRANPDWARQLGFTPQGLATANRQAIALLQGLRDERAGGRAPMVISGCVGPRGDGYVADEAMDEEQARHYHSEQVELFAETSADLVSALTMNYVEEAVGIALAARDARMPVVISFTVETDGRLPTGQSLQAAIEQVDAATAGYPAYYMINCAHPDHFESVLTPGSGWVQRIRGLRANASRRSHAELNEATTLDSGDPEELGALYARLRQRLPQINVMGGCCGTDPRHVEEIARACKPLFHAAS; from the coding sequence ATGACCCACTTCCGCAACGCCCTGCCACAACTGGAGGGTGAACTGTTCCTCACCGACGGCGGCATCGAAACCACCCTGGTCTTCCACGAGGGCATCGCCCTTCCCGACTTCGCCGCCTTCGTCCTGCTCAACTATCCCGACGGGCAGGAAGCCCTGCGCCGGTACTTCCGTGCCTACTGCGCCATCGCCAGCCACCACGACACCGGGCTGATCCTGGAAAGCCCCACCTGGCGCGCCAATCCCGACTGGGCGAGGCAACTCGGCTTCACGCCCCAGGGCCTGGCGACGGCCAACCGCCAGGCCATCGCCCTGCTGCAGGGTCTGCGCGACGAACGGGCCGGCGGGCGCGCGCCCATGGTCATAAGCGGCTGTGTAGGCCCCCGGGGCGACGGCTATGTCGCCGATGAGGCGATGGACGAGGAGCAGGCCCGGCACTACCACAGCGAACAGGTGGAGCTCTTCGCCGAAACCTCCGCCGACCTGGTCAGCGCCCTCACCATGAACTACGTGGAAGAGGCCGTCGGCATCGCCCTGGCGGCCCGGGATGCGCGGATGCCCGTGGTCATCTCCTTCACCGTGGAGACCGATGGGCGCCTGCCCACCGGCCAGTCCCTGCAGGCGGCCATCGAACAGGTGGATGCGGCGACCGCCGGCTACCCGGCCTACTACATGATCAACTGCGCCCACCCGGACCACTTCGAATCCGTGCTCACGCCCGGCAGTGGCTGGGTCCAGCGCATCCGGGGCCTTCGCGCCAATGCCTCGCGGCGCAGCCACGCCGAACTCAACGAGGCCACGACCCTGGACAGCGGCGACCCCGAGGAACTGGGCGCCCTGTACGCGCGGTTGCGCCAGCGCCTGCCGCAGATCAACGTCATGGGCGGTTGCTGCGGTACCGACCCGCGCCATGTCGAGGAGATCGCCAGGGCCTGCAAGCCGCTGTTCCACGCAGCCTCTTAA
- a CDS encoding catalase family protein: protein MLKRLWLWLGRLLGKLLLILVVVGLGGWLIGKAYYGWKFSGPVPSEEVIPPDEAAHTRAIIEDAVRIVEQHRDNTRVLRDAHAKAHGCVKAEVRVLPDIASDLRAGVFAEPGRTWQAVMRLSNGNAYPQFDSARDARGMAIKLLDVPGEKLMKSPAHQSEQDFVMFNHPVFFVRDVAQYRQNFNAQANGQKVGAFFPGWDPRTWEIRHLFIALQTLAPAPDSPVDATYSSISPYKLGEANIKYRVIPDPQSCPPYTLPEQNTALPNFLRGALYQQLSLDRVPACFAFQVQKQNPQHYMPIEDTSVQWDESVSPFVTVARITLPPQDFDSREQNLACDNLSFNPWHALPEHRPIGGINRLRKAVYEAVSAYRHERNDATDATRP from the coding sequence ATGCTCAAGCGCCTCTGGCTCTGGCTCGGCCGATTGCTAGGCAAGCTCCTTCTCATCCTTGTGGTCGTCGGCCTCGGCGGCTGGCTGATCGGCAAGGCCTACTACGGCTGGAAGTTCTCCGGCCCGGTGCCCAGCGAGGAGGTCATCCCCCCCGACGAGGCGGCCCACACCCGCGCCATCATCGAAGACGCGGTGCGCATCGTCGAACAGCACCGCGACAACACCCGCGTGCTGCGCGACGCTCACGCCAAGGCCCACGGCTGCGTGAAGGCGGAGGTCAGGGTCCTGCCGGACATCGCCAGCGACCTGCGTGCCGGCGTCTTCGCCGAACCGGGCCGGACCTGGCAAGCGGTGATGCGCCTGTCCAACGGCAACGCCTACCCGCAGTTCGACAGCGCCCGCGACGCCCGTGGCATGGCCATCAAGCTGCTGGACGTGCCCGGCGAGAAGCTGATGAAGAGTCCGGCGCACCAGTCCGAGCAGGACTTCGTGATGTTCAACCACCCGGTCTTCTTCGTCCGCGACGTGGCCCAGTACCGACAGAACTTCAACGCCCAGGCCAACGGCCAGAAGGTCGGCGCCTTCTTCCCCGGCTGGGACCCGCGCACCTGGGAGATCCGCCACCTGTTCATCGCCCTGCAGACCCTGGCTCCCGCGCCGGACAGCCCGGTGGACGCCACCTACAGCTCCATCTCCCCCTACAAGCTGGGCGAGGCCAACATCAAGTACAGGGTCATCCCCGATCCGCAGAGCTGCCCGCCCTACACCCTGCCGGAACAGAACACCGCGCTGCCCAACTTCCTCCGCGGCGCGCTCTACCAGCAGCTCTCCCTGGACCGTGTGCCGGCCTGCTTCGCCTTCCAGGTGCAGAAGCAGAATCCCCAGCACTACATGCCCATCGAGGACACCAGCGTCCAATGGGACGAGTCCGTCTCCCCCTTCGTGACCGTCGCGCGGATCACGCTGCCGCCCCAGGACTTCGACAGCCGGGAGCAGAACCTCGCCTGTGACAACCTGTCCTTCAACCCCTGGCACGCCCTCCCCGAGCACCGCCCCATCGGCGGCATCAACCGCCTGCGCAAGGCGGTGTACGAGGCCGTGAGCGCCTACCGTCACGAACGCAACGACGCCACCGACGCCACGCGGCCCTGA
- a CDS encoding di-heme-cytochrome C peroxidase: MRVLRRILWALLFLLLAGLAVVLYYIANPNLPGYQPASQLHYLEQWSEEDRQTYYYTPQGTTVKGLRYAWFTALELPFSRERFARPEYLARFGFLVDPKQQATPQNPGNLPVGMTRHEDTDTGEHYLDISCAACHTGELRFKGQAVRIDGGAALHSLASTVPTLKGGAFGQALGMSMAFTYYNPLKFDRFAEAVLGERYPEGKDALRRDFKAVLDRLMATAWNDTHRGLYPTEEGFGRTDAFGRIANSVYGDAIDPANYRVADAPVSYPHLWDIWKFDWVQWNASAMQPMARNIGEALGVGATLHLFQEDGSAVAEDERYASGVRVRDLHTLEETLKKLGPPRWPEEVFGKVDLARASQGRALFTENCAYCHAPRVVPPEQRMAPARDPEWHMRVIPIEEIGTDSTTADNIADHRFDISKLGWTREQLARLDVKLFEGSLDRIDFKSISSAQGLAYITAFVENQAYRQAGITGEERARMDGFGLPIGVQEKRGYKPRPLDGIWATPPFLHNGSVPTLFQLLSPVNERATQFHVGSFEFDPTFVGFQTAEFPGAFLLDTRIKGNGNGGHEFRDGCRQDGVIGRFLEPEERLALIEYLKVLGNPELEAGLTPVEPRPWTPGPKCEG, from the coding sequence ATGCGTGTCCTGCGCCGGATTCTCTGGGCCCTGCTCTTCCTCCTGCTGGCGGGCCTGGCGGTCGTCCTCTACTACATCGCCAACCCCAACCTGCCCGGCTACCAGCCTGCGAGCCAGCTCCACTACCTCGAACAGTGGAGCGAAGAGGACCGCCAGACCTACTACTACACGCCCCAGGGCACCACGGTTAAGGGGCTGCGCTATGCGTGGTTCACCGCCCTGGAACTGCCTTTCTCCCGGGAACGCTTCGCCCGCCCCGAGTACCTGGCCCGTTTCGGCTTCCTGGTGGACCCTAAGCAACAGGCCACCCCGCAGAATCCGGGCAACCTGCCCGTCGGCATGACCCGTCACGAGGACACCGACACCGGCGAGCACTACCTGGACATCAGCTGCGCCGCCTGCCACACCGGCGAGCTGCGCTTCAAGGGCCAGGCCGTGCGTATCGACGGGGGCGCCGCCCTGCATTCCCTGGCCTCCACCGTGCCCACCCTGAAAGGCGGTGCCTTTGGCCAGGCCCTGGGCATGAGCATGGCCTTCACCTACTACAACCCGCTGAAGTTCGATCGCTTTGCCGAAGCGGTGCTCGGCGAGCGCTATCCGGAAGGCAAGGATGCGTTGCGCCGCGACTTCAAGGCTGTCCTCGACCGCCTGATGGCCACCGCCTGGAACGACACCCACCGCGGGCTCTACCCCACCGAGGAAGGCTTCGGTCGCACCGACGCCTTCGGCCGCATCGCCAACAGCGTCTACGGCGACGCCATCGACCCGGCCAACTACCGCGTGGCGGACGCACCGGTGAGCTACCCGCACCTCTGGGACATCTGGAAGTTCGACTGGGTGCAATGGAACGCCTCCGCCATGCAGCCCATGGCCCGCAACATCGGGGAAGCCCTGGGTGTGGGTGCCACCCTGCACCTGTTCCAGGAGGACGGCAGCGCCGTAGCGGAAGACGAGCGTTACGCCTCCGGCGTCCGCGTGCGCGATCTGCACACCCTGGAAGAAACCCTGAAGAAGCTCGGCCCGCCACGCTGGCCGGAAGAGGTCTTCGGCAAGGTCGACCTGGCCCGCGCCAGCCAGGGACGCGCCCTGTTCACCGAGAACTGCGCCTACTGCCACGCCCCCAGGGTGGTGCCGCCGGAGCAACGCATGGCCCCGGCCCGTGATCCCGAATGGCACATGCGCGTGATCCCCATCGAGGAAATCGGCACGGACTCCACCACCGCTGACAACATCGCCGACCACCGTTTCGATATCAGCAAGCTGGGCTGGACCCGCGAACAACTGGCCCGGCTCGACGTGAAACTGTTCGAGGGCAGCCTGGACCGGATCGACTTCAAGAGCATTTCCAGCGCCCAGGGCCTGGCCTACATCACCGCCTTCGTCGAGAACCAGGCCTACCGCCAGGCGGGCATCACCGGCGAGGAGCGCGCCCGGATGGACGGCTTTGGCCTGCCCATCGGCGTCCAGGAAAAGCGCGGCTACAAGCCACGCCCCCTGGACGGCATCTGGGCCACGCCGCCCTTCCTGCATAACGGTTCCGTGCCGACCCTGTTCCAGCTGCTCTCGCCGGTCAACGAACGCGCCACCCAGTTCCACGTGGGCAGCTTCGAGTTCGATCCGACGTTCGTCGGCTTCCAGACCGCCGAATTCCCCGGCGCCTTCCTGCTGGATACCCGCATCAAGGGCAACGGCAACGGCGGCCACGAATTCCGCGACGGCTGTCGCCAGGACGGCGTGATCGGCCGCTTCCTCGAACCCGAGGAGCGGCTGGCACTGATCGAGTACCTCAAGGTGCTGGGCAACCCCGAACTCGAAGCCGGGCTTACCCCGGTCGAACCCCGCCCCTGGACCCCGGGACCCAAGTGCGAGGGCTGA
- a CDS encoding sigma-54-dependent transcriptional regulator produces the protein MEALSLAPRRLLLVDPCDQCRRLQPHLEEAGWLVSSQSLDQAQAASYDIGLLRLRTEHLLRPEGVKHLISRSGTEWIALVDPLAEDVQGLDEFIGEWFFDALALPVDLPRLQGLLGRAFGIARLRGIGTRRGDQHELLGQSRPLRELRKQLARLGPSDRPVLILGESGSGKELVARTLHRMSRRVGQPFVSFNCGMLPEAETANLLFSHQGKLVAANGGTLFLDAIHDLPQGQHERLLNCLRNKVLRRADGESQALDLRVLASSREDLEERVEQGTFHPGLRQWLEQNRLTITPLRKRQGDIALLASYFVELYSLEAGRRSTHFSEEALAAMVRHRWPGNVRELASRVRRGYALAEGGPIEADDLGLHSAPADAVPLGTLEDYKRRAEYQALCDALAHYSSNLSHAAKVLGVSRPTFYRLLHKHQLL, from the coding sequence TTGGAAGCCCTCTCCCTCGCACCGCGACGTCTGCTTCTGGTGGATCCCTGCGACCAGTGCCGGCGCCTGCAGCCGCACCTGGAGGAGGCGGGCTGGCTGGTGTCAAGCCAGAGCCTGGACCAGGCCCAGGCGGCCAGCTACGACATCGGCTTGCTGCGCTTGAGGACGGAGCACCTGCTTAGACCCGAAGGGGTCAAGCACCTGATCAGTCGCAGCGGCACCGAGTGGATCGCCCTGGTTGACCCGTTGGCCGAGGACGTACAGGGGCTGGACGAGTTCATTGGCGAGTGGTTCTTCGACGCCCTCGCCCTGCCGGTGGACCTGCCTCGCCTGCAGGGCCTCCTGGGACGGGCCTTCGGCATCGCCCGCTTGCGCGGCATCGGCACCCGCCGGGGGGATCAGCATGAACTCCTGGGCCAGAGCCGGCCCTTGCGGGAGTTGCGCAAGCAGCTGGCGCGGCTGGGCCCCAGCGACAGGCCGGTGCTGATCCTCGGGGAAAGCGGCAGCGGCAAGGAGCTGGTGGCGAGGACCTTGCATCGGATGTCGCGGCGCGTGGGCCAGCCGTTCGTGAGTTTCAACTGCGGCATGCTGCCCGAAGCGGAGACCGCCAACCTGCTGTTCTCCCACCAGGGAAAGCTGGTCGCGGCCAACGGCGGGACCTTGTTTCTCGACGCCATTCATGACCTTCCGCAGGGGCAGCACGAGCGGTTGCTGAACTGCCTTCGAAACAAGGTGCTGCGCCGTGCCGATGGTGAGTCCCAGGCCCTGGACCTGCGGGTGCTGGCCTCCAGCCGCGAGGACCTGGAGGAGCGGGTGGAACAGGGGACCTTCCATCCCGGCCTGCGTCAGTGGCTGGAGCAGAACCGGCTCACCATCACGCCGCTGCGCAAGCGCCAGGGCGACATCGCCCTGCTGGCCAGCTACTTCGTCGAGCTCTACAGCCTGGAGGCCGGGCGACGTTCCACCCATTTCAGCGAGGAAGCCCTGGCGGCCATGGTGCGCCACCGTTGGCCGGGCAATGTGCGGGAGTTGGCCAGCCGGGTCCGTCGGGGCTACGCGCTGGCGGAAGGGGGGCCTATCGAGGCCGATGACCTGGGATTGCACAGCGCCCCGGCGGACGCGGTCCCGCTGGGTACGCTGGAGGACTACAAGCGCCGGGCGGAGTACCAGGCCCTGTGCGACGCCCTGGCGCACTACAGCAGCAACCTCAGCCATGCGGCCAAGGTGCTGGGGGTGTCGCGGCCGACCTTCTACCGGTTGCTGCACAAGCACCAGTTGCTCTAG
- a CDS encoding NADPH-dependent FMN reductase, producing the protein MLNIVLIAGSSRANSQSGKVARFLRQRLIDLDKASPDGCSIIDLGQGPLPLWPAEDTGPWSQYQQQLRAADAVVVIAPEWNGMACPAIKNFFIYASKAELAHKPGLLVGVSSGIGGSYPISELRASSYKNCRLCYLPEHLIVRGVEKVLNETDAASEDDQRIRDRIDYDLDILARYAVALKPVRAAIDLGIPAFANGM; encoded by the coding sequence ATGCTCAACATCGTCCTGATCGCCGGCTCCAGCCGCGCCAACAGCCAGTCGGGCAAGGTCGCCCGCTTCCTCCGCCAGCGCCTGATCGACCTGGACAAGGCCAGTCCCGACGGCTGCTCCATCATCGACCTCGGCCAGGGCCCGCTGCCCCTCTGGCCCGCCGAGGACACCGGCCCCTGGAGCCAGTACCAGCAGCAGCTGCGCGCAGCGGATGCCGTGGTGGTGATCGCCCCCGAGTGGAACGGCATGGCCTGTCCGGCCATCAAGAACTTCTTCATCTATGCCAGCAAGGCCGAACTGGCCCACAAGCCGGGCCTGCTGGTAGGCGTCTCCTCGGGGATCGGCGGCAGCTACCCCATCAGCGAACTGCGGGCCTCCAGCTACAAGAACTGCCGCCTCTGCTACCTGCCGGAGCACCTGATCGTCCGTGGCGTCGAAAAAGTGCTGAACGAGACCGATGCGGCCAGCGAGGACGACCAGCGCATCCGCGACCGGATCGACTACGACCTGGATATCCTCGCCCGCTACGCCGTGGCCCTGAAACCGGTGCGCGCCGCCATCGACCTGGGCATCCCCGCTTTCGCCAACGGCATGTGA
- a CDS encoding methyl-accepting chemotaxis protein, whose product MPFNRLSIQWKITLLAGLCLLAIVSLLVGSSLYQSQRSASLVQADSRQMLEQSARLRLQARAELQAIRIQRYFMDNYQYGKGFSRQVLFLKEQAEKRFLDAFDLREDLTRQVRTSLEANPEILGLYLVFEPNALDGKDELFVDQPELGSNDKGRFSLYWAQPTPGTLESESMTEELLADSSTGPSGAPYNAWYTCPMKTGQSCVLDPYFDNVGDRQILMTSIAFPLQLDGKTVGVMGLDISLERLQQLSVAGNRELYEGNGHVSILSPAGLLAGHSRDASLLSAKLDKAFGANAGELAGNLQAGKALEMQHDGLLRVMEPFKPIPTAAPWSVLLEVPEQVLLAPALELDAKLSAQNQAANLTGLLIGILAAIAGLLLVWLTARGVTRPIQGVAGMLRDIASGEGDLTRRLDYARQDELGELAGWFNRFLDKLQPTIADVKRSVQDARGTADQSAAIASQTSAGMQQQFREVDQVATASHEMSATAQDVARSAAQAAEAARGADQATREGLGVIGRTTSAIEQLASEMSAAMEEVQALANSSEQIGSVLEVIRAIAEQTNLLALNAAIEAARAGEAGRGFAVVADEVRNLARRTQDSVEEIRQVIEGLQHGTREVVGSMHSSHRQAQGSVEQVEQAVAALQRIGNAVTVITDMNLQIASAAEEQSAVAEEINRNVAAIRDVTESLSGQAEESAQVSQALNRLANHQQGLMDQFRA is encoded by the coding sequence ATGCCGTTCAATCGACTGTCCATCCAGTGGAAGATCACCCTGCTCGCCGGCCTCTGCCTGCTGGCCATCGTGAGCCTGCTGGTCGGTTCGTCCCTGTACCAATCCCAACGCAGCGCCAGCCTGGTCCAGGCCGACAGCCGCCAGATGCTCGAGCAGAGCGCCCGCCTGCGCCTGCAGGCCCGCGCCGAGCTCCAGGCGATCCGCATCCAGCGCTACTTCATGGACAACTACCAGTACGGCAAGGGTTTCTCCCGGCAGGTGCTGTTCCTCAAGGAGCAGGCCGAGAAACGCTTCCTCGACGCCTTCGACCTGCGCGAGGACCTGACGCGCCAGGTGCGCACCAGCCTGGAAGCCAATCCCGAGATCCTCGGCCTCTACCTGGTGTTCGAGCCCAACGCCCTCGACGGCAAGGACGAACTCTTCGTCGACCAGCCGGAGCTGGGCAGCAACGACAAGGGCCGCTTCTCCCTCTACTGGGCACAGCCCACCCCCGGCACGCTGGAATCGGAATCCATGACCGAGGAACTGCTGGCCGACAGCAGCACCGGCCCCAGCGGCGCTCCCTATAACGCCTGGTACACCTGCCCGATGAAAACCGGACAGTCCTGCGTGCTGGACCCCTACTTCGATAACGTCGGGGACCGCCAGATCCTCATGACCAGCATCGCCTTCCCGCTGCAACTGGACGGCAAGACCGTCGGCGTCATGGGTCTCGACATCAGCCTGGAGCGGCTCCAGCAACTCAGCGTCGCCGGTAACCGCGAGCTGTACGAAGGCAACGGCCACGTCAGCATCCTCAGCCCGGCCGGCCTGCTCGCGGGACACAGCCGGGACGCCAGCCTGCTCAGCGCCAAGCTGGACAAGGCCTTCGGCGCCAACGCCGGGGAACTGGCCGGCAACCTCCAGGCCGGCAAGGCCTTGGAAATGCAGCACGACGGCCTGCTGCGGGTGATGGAACCCTTCAAGCCGATCCCCACCGCCGCGCCCTGGAGCGTCCTGCTGGAGGTTCCCGAACAGGTGCTGTTGGCGCCCGCACTGGAGCTCGACGCCAAGCTGAGTGCCCAGAACCAGGCCGCCAACCTCACCGGCCTGCTGATCGGCATCCTGGCCGCCATCGCCGGCCTGCTGCTGGTCTGGCTCACCGCGCGCGGCGTGACCCGGCCGATCCAGGGCGTCGCCGGCATGCTCAGGGATATCGCCAGCGGCGAAGGCGACCTCACCCGTCGCCTCGATTACGCCCGCCAGGACGAACTCGGCGAGCTGGCCGGCTGGTTCAACCGCTTCCTCGACAAGCTCCAGCCCACCATCGCCGACGTCAAACGCTCGGTGCAGGACGCCCGGGGCACCGCCGACCAGTCCGCCGCCATCGCCAGCCAGACCAGCGCCGGCATGCAGCAGCAGTTCCGCGAAGTGGACCAGGTCGCCACCGCCTCCCACGAAATGAGCGCCACCGCCCAGGACGTCGCCCGCAGCGCCGCCCAGGCCGCCGAAGCCGCACGGGGCGCCGACCAGGCCACCCGCGAAGGCCTCGGCGTGATCGGCCGCACCACCAGCGCCATCGAACAGCTGGCCAGCGAGATGAGCGCGGCCATGGAAGAAGTGCAGGCCCTGGCCAACAGCAGCGAGCAGATCGGCTCGGTGCTGGAGGTGATCCGCGCCATCGCCGAGCAGACCAACCTGCTGGCCCTCAACGCCGCCATCGAGGCCGCCCGCGCCGGCGAGGCGGGCCGGGGCTTCGCCGTGGTGGCCGACGAGGTGCGCAACCTGGCCAGGCGCACCCAGGACTCGGTGGAGGAAATCCGCCAGGTGATCGAAGGCCTGCAGCACGGTACCCGCGAAGTGGTGGGTTCGATGCACAGCAGCCACCGCCAGGCCCAGGGCAGCGTGGAGCAGGTGGAGCAGGCCGTGGCCGCCCTGCAACGGATCGGCAACGCGGTGACCGTGATCACCGACATGAACCTGCAGATCGCCAGCGCCGCCGAGGAACAGAGCGCCGTGGCCGAGGAGATCAACCGCAACGTGGCGGCCATCCGCGACGTGACCGAATCCCTCTCCGGCCAGGCCGAGGAATCCGCCCAGGTCAGCCAGGCCCTGAACCGCCTGGCCAACCACCAGCAGGGCCTGATGGACCAGTTCCGCGCCTGA
- a CDS encoding Na+/H+ antiporter family protein, whose translation MNAVVAAVGIMLVLSLCRVHVVVALIVGALAGGLVGGLGIEGSLAAFNKGLGGGATVALSYALLGAFAVAIARSGLAHALADKALTLVGRQDASGGSALKWLLLALLLCVAIASQNVLPIHIAFIPLLVPPLLYVMTRLAIDRRLVACVITFGLITPYMFLPVGFGNIFLNEILLANVVKSGVDVTGVKVTEAMSIPALGMVAGLLVAVLFSYRRKRVYDLDRIAQAEQVSVSYNPMSLVVAGVAILVAFVVQLWLDSMIIGALLGFVIFSLSGVVRWREADSLFTEGMKMMAMIGFIMIAAAGFAEVLRETGHVQTLVDASAAWIGNSKAVGALLMLLVGLLVTMGIGSSFSTVPIIAAIFVPLCVQLGFSPLAIVSIVGTAGALGDAGSPASDSTLGPTSGLNVDGQHNHIWDTVVPTFLHYNLPLLAFGWVAAMVL comes from the coding sequence ATGAATGCGGTAGTGGCGGCGGTAGGGATAATGCTGGTCCTCAGCCTGTGCCGGGTGCATGTGGTGGTGGCCCTGATCGTGGGGGCCCTGGCGGGCGGACTGGTGGGCGGACTGGGGATCGAAGGCTCCCTGGCGGCCTTCAACAAGGGCCTGGGGGGTGGCGCAACCGTGGCCCTGTCCTACGCGCTGCTGGGCGCGTTCGCCGTGGCGATTGCCCGTTCCGGCCTGGCCCATGCGCTGGCGGACAAGGCGCTGACCCTGGTGGGACGGCAGGACGCGAGTGGCGGGAGTGCACTGAAATGGTTGCTGCTGGCCCTGCTGCTGTGCGTGGCGATCGCGTCGCAGAACGTCCTGCCCATCCACATCGCCTTCATTCCGCTGCTGGTGCCGCCGCTGCTCTATGTGATGACGCGGCTGGCCATCGATCGCCGACTGGTCGCCTGCGTGATCACCTTCGGCCTCATCACGCCCTACATGTTCCTGCCGGTGGGCTTCGGCAACATCTTCCTGAACGAGATCCTGCTGGCGAATGTGGTGAAAAGTGGCGTCGACGTTACCGGTGTGAAGGTTACCGAGGCCATGTCGATACCGGCGCTGGGCATGGTGGCCGGGTTGCTCGTCGCGGTGCTCTTCAGCTACCGCCGCAAGCGGGTCTATGACCTGGATCGCATCGCCCAGGCGGAGCAGGTGAGCGTCTCCTACAACCCCATGAGCCTGGTGGTGGCGGGCGTGGCCATCCTGGTGGCCTTCGTGGTCCAGCTCTGGCTGGACTCCATGATCATCGGCGCGCTGCTGGGGTTCGTGATCTTCTCGCTGTCCGGCGTGGTTCGTTGGCGGGAAGCGGACAGCCTGTTCACCGAGGGCATGAAGATGATGGCGATGATCGGCTTCATCATGATCGCCGCAGCCGGTTTCGCCGAGGTGCTGCGGGAAACCGGGCATGTGCAGACGCTGGTGGACGCTTCCGCGGCCTGGATCGGCAACAGCAAGGCGGTGGGTGCATTGCTGATGCTGCTGGTGGGGCTGCTGGTGACCATGGGCATCGGCTCGTCCTTCTCGACGGTGCCGATCATCGCGGCGATCTTCGTGCCGCTGTGCGTGCAACTGGGCTTCAGCCCGCTGGCGATCGTCAGCATCGTCGGTACCGCCGGTGCCCTGGGCGATGCCGGTTCGCCGGCTTCCGACTCCACCCTGGGCCCCACCTCGGGCCTGAACGTGGATGGCCAGCACAATCATATCTGGGACACCGTGGTGCCCACCTTTCTGCACTACAACCTGCCGCTGCTGGCCTTTGGCTGGGTGGCGGCGATGGTGCTCTGA